One region of Esox lucius isolate fEsoLuc1 chromosome 17, fEsoLuc1.pri, whole genome shotgun sequence genomic DNA includes:
- the manbal gene encoding protein MANBAL produces the protein MSAELDLSPPEVPEPTLLESLLRYGLFLGAIFQLICILAVIIPSSKGQEQEESEPSDLKTADQNKKSKGPVPQIRQKLKKESKKKR, from the exons ATGTCTGCAGAACTGGACCTGTCGCCTCCGGAAGTACCTGAACCCACCCTGCTCGAGAGCCTCTTGCGCTATGGACTCTTTTTGGGGGCTATTTTCCAACTCATCTGCATCTTGGCTGTCATTATACCCAGCTCCAAAGGACAGGAACAG GAGGAGTCAGAGCCCAGTGACTTGAAGACTGCCGACCAGAATAAAAAGTCCAAAGGACCTGTGCCTCAGATTCGTCAGAAACtaaagaaagagagcaagaagaAGCGTTAG